The sequence ttgtataactatgcatgcatgtagatttgtaagcaaagtcagcagatcgatattcatgtgaaatgtgaatattggttaattcatattattggttgtatgtaaatattttggtgacaaactaacataagCATAATTTGTTATCTGTGAACAGACAAGggattcatattcggcattccattgatgtattgcataggtgggcatgatgcataatgctacaatacTTGTACAATCCAGTTTTATAAGCAAAATAGAATTAAGATTAAAGACTACTTACAATCATGGCATTAATACTGAAGTATCCCTTTCGATTATAAAACAAATGTTTGTCAGTACTTGGCTTGATGATTTTTATGTGTTCCGTCTATGCAACCAATTATGGAGGGAATTTGTACTTTGAATAAAAATAGTCCCTTGATATGCGTTGTTCGTTACCGTCCATTTCTAATTTCACCCATTTTGGGCAAACTAACTTATTCATAGCGTtgagcacatcatctaaaatcgttgacaccatGCTCCTGCCCACTCTTATGCTAGAATACTTGCCCACTGATCTTTGGtaggatccttcagctaaaactcgtaacgtagctgctagttgcaggactggcagaactttcgaaaGAGTTAAATGTCCTTCAGTGgcgtccaataccattcggaaagcctctttgtttatgcgatagtatgcaatgaaACTGCAAGCACACTATAAATATTTCGAAATGCACATTAAGGAATATTTTTACTTACGCTGTCTCTGGCAGCTctaatggattgctgcgatctctcaaaatttttcttttgaccttctcacaactttcttcttccaaaaACATAAAttctacaactgctgatgccattttgcaCTAAATAAATCTGTTTATTTCCGTTTAAATTTACaaaacaattttacaaaattttgccaaaaaaaattaacatcaaaattgtcggtgcaccgataacactgcaaaccagctgattcgaacatcgctttcATTCTCATTCGAAaacagcaaaaccaatacggttttatggcACCAATTTGAAtcaatcagggctgtcatggaatccaagtcggttttgcgttttgtcggaattacaaaccaatattgatttaaattggtatCATAAAAGcatattggttttgctcttttcgaatgtaaataaaagcaatgttcgaatcagctgttttgcgatgcactggcaattttgatgttaatttttttggcaaaattttataaagaaCTTGTTTTGTGcctttaaacagaaataaacaaatttattgacatcaaaatggcatcagcagttgtaccatttatattattggaagaagaaagttgcgagagggccaaaggaaaattttgagagatcgcagcaatccatttaagttgccagagacagcgaaattaaaaatatttcttaatgtgggtttctaaatatttatagtgtatttgcagttacattgcatactatcAGAGGCtatccgaatggtattggacaccattgaaggacaCTTAACTCGCTTGAAAGTTCTGCccgtgctgcaactagcagctacgttacgatttttagctgaaggatcctatcaaagatcagttggcaaggattctagcGTAGGATTctgagtgtaggtagaagcacggtgtcaacgattttagatgatgtgcttcatGAAGCCGTTCGCAATATcaggatgtttctccataaattcagtcaaaatactgttttgcattgaatttttatattttcccctatttagaatgaaaatatatgtaaattcacatttctttttataaaataaacatttatttacttacatgtttagaaaatactcaactgcaagagaaatacaactaggaaaaaatgaaatccaacaccatttaactgattggattgtttctgatagcaaaatcgatattaattattttgtcgtttttaaatccgattccgacaaaaattggattctatgacagccctgaatattggtttgtaattccgacaaaacgcaaaaccgacttggatcccatgacagccctgaatattTTTTACAGTAGTGTTAGTCGCGATCAATAGAAGTAGTGtgttaaaattcattaaaatacatttgctgaaaacgctgaaaaagtcgatagtggctaccgaaaaaatgAAACTTTTACACAAATCCAATCCTGCTCTTATACAAATTaaagtaataaataaaagaaagttaCATTGCATTGAAAAAGAGTTATTATCGTAATGTACATACTTTTTCAATTTCTGGCTATAATCTGATATTTTTTATTCTCAGATGCATCATACCATGGACCAATTGGATATGTTGGATCCAACGGGACCAATGACAACGTTAGCACCAATGGCAGAAACGTCGCTGACACCAACCCATCAGCATTTGCATGGTTCTTATCACAGCATGAATCATATGATGAGCCATCATCATCCAGGAGCTTTAAGTGGGCATGCATCGAGTAATTTTTGTCCTTTATTTCAAAATAGAAACTTCACTAATATGTTTTCAGATCACGGACACTCTGCGGTACATCATCCCGTTATATCAGCAGCGGTTGCTGCGGCAGGCCTTCACCCGGATACAGATACAGACCCTAGAGAATTAGAAGCGTTCGCAGAGAGATTTAAGCAACGGAGAATAAAGTTAGGTAAATGGTGCATGCATTATGCTGCTAACATTCATTCAACTCTATTTAACCGTAGGCGTAACGCAAGCCGATGTAGGAAAAGCTTTAGCGAATTTAAAGTTACCTGGAGTAGGCGCACTTTCGCAAAGTACTATTTGCCGATTCGAGAGCCTAACGTTATCCCATAACAACATGATCGCACTGAAGCCAATACTTCAAGCGTGGCTCGAAGAAGCAGAGGCACAAGCGAAAAATAAGCGACGAGATCCTGATGCCCCCAGTGTACTTCCAGCTGGTGAAAAGAAAAGGTAGACACCGTTTTGGTTAATGGAGTCATTATACTCTTATTGGCAAAAAAACAATAAACATCTTTTTGTATTAGGTTAGTCCATTATTGTCAAAATATCTTGTGTATTCAAACTTGTGCATACATACCAGGGTGGCCtattttactttttcatttggttGTCAAACGAGTATATTGGCCTATAACAGGGAGACTGGTGAAAGCGGCAGAATTACATTTGGTAGAAATCAAAAACAACCGCTCTTGATAATCCGAATGATATTTCAATAGGACGTACATATCTACTATGAGAACCCTTAATTTCAAAAACGTGAATTTAACCTTTTTATTCAGAAAAGGTATCCCAGCCCTGTACTCGGGTAACCCTAACCCTAGAATGTTAGAATATGTGGGATTATACTGATATCAAACCAGAGGTTGTACCAAGGGTTATACTTGATACGTATATCTTCCAGTGATTTCAATATGTTATCCCTAGGAAACCTatgatttgtttgtatgataggTGTAGCAAATAGAAGGCTCTAGCATATTAATGTGTCTACgcatatttaaattttgataactATTCCGCTTTAGGAGGAACGGTCTATTTGTAAAATCGTGTCTTatttatcttttttgtttttttttttgcaaaatgagCATACAGCAGTCCGTTAAAAAAGTTACATTTGTCGCGTGAAATATAAAGGGATTTCAGGGTTTTGTGCACTTATATAGGAAACGTATTCCATAGCAAATAAAAGCTACGGATCGTAGTTTTTTCCTTTCAcattaagggagttcagaatttcgTGTTGGAAGCGTTgctataacaaatgaaagctacggatcgtgaacaacttttttttcgttttctattttttctttgcacattttttattttgacagttgttaatttcctattcaaaattaaaaaaaaataaactacggtttttgacatgatgaaatgaatactcaggtgttctcatcccgttgacgttttcccttatcctgacaagttcggcatgcataatttagagggttgtctatcatacagaactgcctttgagtcCTACTACTatcgtagtagattttactatacgtttagaaatactataactatataagccgttactagaattgtttagccaaaaagattaacataactttgtattccctaacagaatatagacaaaattttgcagaaaactaatttatttgaagaatttgtacgaaaaaaacaatccaaatttattacttttgaaatacacgtaaatactggcatttagagctgccgaaaaagtgaggttatgttgttgacatcacctctATTATTACATCATGGGTTCTTGATGATGCGTATTATTTTGTTTTCTGTTTACAATTACAAATTTGATTTTcaatgttgaaaaaataaactatggattttgtttttgcgtatTTGCAATGACGTAGGAAATGCGTAGCTGtgtatggtggtagcgtgttGCGCCTACCtcaccgaagatcgtgggttcaactcccggtcaaagcgatatcgaaaatttaaaaaaaaaatatttcaattagaaaaaaagtttttctaagcggggtcgcctctcggcagagATTTGCaaaaactccgagtgtatttctgccatgaagagcttctcagagaaaactcatcaGCAGATGcggctcggagtcggcataaaacatgtaggtcccgttccgccaatttgtagggcaaatttaaaaaaatagagcactacgcaaattggaagagaaattcggcctaaaatctcttcgaaggttatcgcgccttgcatttttttcTGCATTTGTTGGCcttaattttataattatttgttAGGTGAAAAAATGCACAGAATGAGAGTACGAAGTCAAAAATAATGTGTAGGGTGTGAGATTTCGCGAAGTTATCGTCTTTTAAAAAACAATGAACAGACATTTTGATACTATGCTAGATTCGCATAGCGGTACGAAGCAAAATACCTCAATAAAAGcagatattttgtttttattttagtgaTTGAGCAAACCTCAATTTTCACATCACATTAATGTCAACCAGTtgcaaatcataaataaatatttgcaaaaaatgtatgtataacaAACGGCTTAATGGGCATTGATCAGCATTATATAGCGGGAAATTTAAAAAGGAATTGCAACGATAATTAACGAATATCTAGCAATAATATAATTTGTAGCCTATTGGTACCACAGGCTCTAGGGAGGTGGTGTGGAGAGGATAAATGACAACTTCTGGATCGGTTTTATTTCATTGATAGCATTTTTGCGTTTTTAGGCTGCACCGTGGTACATGGGGCGGGACTCCCAACTTATTTTAAATTGGAGAATAAGCTCATCCTAAAATATTCAGAGGTAAAAACCGAAATCAATCTTTTACATATAATTTGGTAGTTGTTAAATGTTCAGCTGCAGACATAGTAAGAGCGAGAAGCCGCCTCGAGAAGTAATGGCTGCCTTACTACAGCAAGGGGCTCTGTTGTGGCGTATGGTTCTTATCTTCATTTTTAACATTAgatcgctgagcccgccttgtcgggcaggtggtcgtacgaccaagataaagtgaaaaacttaaaaaaaagatAGGAATGAGAAGGAAAATGCAATGGCGTCAGATGCCGGGGAAGAGGAAATCGCTATAAGAGATGATTCGGAcgcggatagcgatgatagtgTGCAGTCAGCGCGCTCGGTAAAGGAGCGGTCAACTATCCCGAACAAAGAACTAACGTTAGAACGAAAACACTCTCAAAAAATTGGGCGGGATTAACAATTAAGCAGCGCTTGGATCCAGTGGTGGGCCCAACCAGCGATGAGAGCGATCGCTTGGCATGGACCCGTGAGACAATGGAAGAATATCGGGGAGAGTTCACTGGCAAAAACTTTACTGCGAGCAGCCCTCAATTTTGCAACCTCATCGAAGAGAAAGAAGCTCCGAGAGGCAAGAGGCAGCGATCGGCTGAACCTGACGAGgctgcttttaagaggcagaaggCAAACGCCCCAGGCCCAGAGCCAGGAGGTGAACTAGCCGGAATGGCAGGCACTAAACCTCAAACTCTGCCAAGCGAGTCGAAGAGGCAAATATAAGTACTGGAAagccatgtacctcaaaagcagtaatacaggaagaggaaggcaataatggcttgagaaacaaaaatacaaatgcTAATGAGCTAAAGAAAGATAACAATCAGACTCCAGCTTACTCGATTATACTAAAGGAAGCTAACGCTGAGAATCCGGATTTCACTGAGAATAAGATGAACGAAGTTACAAAGCAGTCCCTAACTGTAGCACTACTTGCAGCGTTCCCAATGGGCTATAGAAGAGAGCTGATCCTCTAGAGAGCCAGACCTCTACCAGCCTTCGAAACGGCTAGATGGCACAATAACGTGGCTCTAGAAAGGCTGCATAGAATGGTTCcagaccttcaaaaacaaaaaGGCGCGAGGTTGAAAGCGGTGAATAGATCCCTGATCCCCACGATACCAAGGGCCAAGGTTTGGATACCCCGAGTGGTGAAAGCGGAGGACACGCTGAACATGCTGCAGTGGAATCGGAGGAGCTGTTGCACACACAGCAGGTAGTATTTTTATGCGCCTTAAAAATAGGTGTCTTCAGACAGTAACTCCAATACGCTAAAAGCTGGGAAGgtggaaaaggacctcaaaaaccTGAAAGTAGCGTGGACAAAAGTGCAGTGGCAGAGGTACTCAAGCAAATCAATGATGCTGAGAACCTTAAGAAAACCACAATATGCTAAACGAGCGAGAGCGAGAGGATGGAAAGGACCTCAAGGACCTGGAACTAGAATAAAAATACAAGGATATAGGCGTAGAGGTGGAGATTTTGGAAGAGGAAAATCAGctcaatgatgctgcgagtctaaAAAAGACGCTTCGAGCAGGGGAAGGCCAAACGGACCTCTGGACTCTGAAAACAGCGGAAAATCCATTGCGTGAGCGCAGTGGCGGACAACTTGGAGAGAGTCAGCAGCTCAAtggcgctgcgagtcttacagataaacctccaacacagtaaaacGGCATTTAGTGAGCTTCTCCTGACTCTTGAGGAGGTTTCCTTTGTtgtggcgctgatacaggagccatgTCTCTCATCTGGAGGAAGGTTTCTGGACACCCTCATGCTCGTGTATACTATCTAACTTCCACACCGAAGACCTATCGGTTGCCGTAATAGGGGATGtcccttatcctggcatcctgctacatggcccataaaGTGGACGCCCCACCAGAAGAGTTCAAAAGGCTGGTTGATCCAGAAGCTTGCATAGGTCGGTCTGTAATAGGAGCGGATGCGAATGCGTATCACAGCGTCAAGCAATTTGCTTGATATCACATTGATTTCTGAACAGGACATATCAGGATGAATGGAGGGTCCTTAACAGGCCATCTTTCTcggaccatgcatatatcagcttcagagcCCCCTAAAGAGATTAGAGAAGGGGaaactttagaaaccctagggcaacgaattgggaCAAATTTCAGATATGCGTATCTATCAGGAAGACTGGGGCAGCCTTAAGAGGTTACCACCGTAGAAGAGTTTGAGGGGTACAACAACTTCTTGTCAAAAACGTTGACAACTGCGTGAAACAAAGCTCAAGGGGAAATCAGAACCACCATGGGGGAGTACagagctgagtcttcttagagggcaggtgAAAGAGATTTTTAATCTGGCAAAAGTTGCGAAAAAAAGGAAGCTGGGGCGAATACAGATATCTGTTAAGGATCTATAAACATATAATCAAcacgttgttgctgttgttatattaatgataaagacactccccgaaggctttggggtgcgttatcgatgttgattttcCTTTgcaaaggtactagcccgaggCACTACCTAACTAACACTTTCCATCAGGAGATGATGCCGAAGAGTTATGTAAGCATGTCTACAATCCTAATACGGAGCGAGCGATACcaaaattggtgaaaaatttaatGGGCAATAAAAACTTTTGTCAAGTTCAAATCGCCGTGTCCGgatgggatattccctgctatgctgcagatggccggtggaacgattatagaatggctacgaataatctttgagggttgcataaatCTGAACCACGTCCAGCAATCTTGGAGAACAGCTCGATTAGTCTTTATACGGAAAGCGGGAAAAGCCAGTCATCTTCAGCCGAAAGACTATAGGCCTAtcagtttgacatcttttctgctcaaaac is a genomic window of Eurosta solidaginis isolate ZX-2024a chromosome 4, ASM4086904v1, whole genome shotgun sequence containing:
- the acj6 gene encoding inhibitory POU protein isoform X4, giving the protein MSMYSTTDKMKMSAPTCFPSRYSPTYRGPDQMRRCMPNPSTRMLEDASLLCNSWTARQNGDIFAGINDGILSRAEALAAVDMGKHQATHHHNQMSTQIKHDVMYHHHSMPGPPQRPLQMHHTMDQLDMLDPTGPMTTLAPMAETSLTPTHQHLHGSYHSMNHMMSHHHPGALSGHASNHGHSAVHHPVISAAVAAAGLHPDTDTDPRELEAFAERFKQRRIKLGVTQADVGKALANLKLPGVGALSQSTICRFESLTLSHNNMIALKPILQAWLEEAEAQAKNKRRDPDAPSVLPAGEKKRIQLFEAPMLW
- the acj6 gene encoding inhibitory POU protein isoform X1, with amino-acid sequence MSMYSTTDKMKMSAPTCFPSRYSPTYRGPDQMRRCMPNPSTRMLEDASLLCNSWTARQNGDIFAGINDGILSRAEALAAVDMGKHQATHHHNQMSTQIKHDVMYHHHSMPGPPQRPLQMHHTMDQLDMLDPTGPMTTLAPMAETSLTPTHQHLHGSYHSMNHMMSHHHPGALSGHASSNFCPLFQNRNFTNMFSDHGHSAVHHPVISAAVAAAGLHPDTDTDPRELEAFAERFKQRRIKLGVTQADVGKALANLKLPGVGALSQSTICRFESLTLSHNNMIALKPILQAWLEEAEAQAKNKRRDPDAPSVLPAGEKKRTSIAAPEKRSLEAYFAVQPRPSGEKIAAIAEKLDLKKNVVRVWFCNQRQKQKRIVSSVTPSMTGHGSGGFGY